The genome window aatgaggcaaaaggcagatggactgcgcgacttaTCAGCAATTTAGATCTGTGGCTGAACCTCACCGGGTATGTAGGTTTTCTGTTTTATCTGCACatgatgacgctgaacacaccgtTTTCTTTTGTGAAAGGAGGGACGGCTTTCATCAGCGGCTTTATCCAGACAtaggggagctctctctagacaacattgtcagagagatgctgaggagcgctggctgctggagtcgtgttgcgcatcatgttcgggctcttcttgtaGGTAAAAAGATTGAATTCCGCCGACGGAGGGACCGGatagcaaggggttccctgaactaacaacccgCTTTCTCCCCTGCCCTTCCGTTGTTCAAAGGTTCGGACTAgtcccgaagtaatatgtcaaacggttccaggctgttTCTCTAAtcatagggaggtgtttagttggtagtccgacagcatactattgcgagagtccaacactcgTGCGCGTAAATGCGTTCATTTACCCTACTCTCAAAAAAAGGCGAAAGGGCGGGAGTTGGATAGTAGAGATGCCAGGATAGCTTGAGCTCcctggaggagcagaagaagaatgaagttacggtgcagggtttcggaaacccagtgccggcggtttttgggagtgagcaagcgggctcccgccGTCAATacccaacgaccgcagtgcctcagtagtgggaaccttggctactgtggcatttaatgttacaagcgtacgggaggaacttgaactggctccagtgatggatccgttcagaaggagctcgatttttcgcagatcccctcccacacgggcataagcccccacgatcgctaaccccagtgggaagcgtatagcgggactcctcgatgaggaagaatcactgacgccgattcacccgagcgatgttttgggcaatgatcagtctggagctgcctttactgccctcggtaaaaagatcatggagctgtgtgagtttataaaggagcgcaggaacattcaccaaaatataagggccatgataagaggcatccgtttgacgtacggcaaggcccaggatgaacgagtagggaagtcgccgattggaaaagtgaaccaggcaactcaagtaacgccggttcaaaacacaaaaggggagaaaccggggaagaggctgcgcgagaagctgaatgactcaacaggtcagcaaaccccgaaaagaaaaaaggactcaactcccaaaaaggcggagttcatgaaaagtacgtctgaagctaccagtgaaaatactgcagtggctacctcgagaaaagggatcgaaccttcaaaggcggatgcagaagcttggaggaaggtagaaccgcggaaaagaaattatcggaggaagattagaccggaggtgattttcatttccaaacgaggcgaagggtcatacgccgacattctcaggaaagtgaaggcagaccccgaacgcaccaatttgggagacaacgttaGCCGTATTAgatggtcccagaagggagatcttatgttggaacttaagaaatccaaggatgtaaccgcggacaaattcttaagccaaatcgggaagactttagggcaggaagccgacataagagctagcaggccggagatcactataatctgcaaagatatagatgaaatcacgacgaaggaggaggttcgcgaagcgttggagaaacagttcgatcttgtcggactacaagagtcagtggtgaaaacgctaaggaaagcctatgggggaacacaaaccgccatcatcagcctaccagtggagaacgcactcaaactgttagcagcagagagagtgagaataggctgggttatgtgtcgccttagggaacaggtggcgttaaaacggtgttttagatgccttggctttggtcacattgcgaagtcatgcactaacccaaatgacaggtcaaagcaatgcgggagatgcggagtggaaggccacatcagcaaggactgcgaagctgacccaaattgtctactgtgcaaaggaaaggagggtgtggaccatcagtacattgcgGGCAGtaacaggtgcccggaatacaggagagcccttagcacaaatcgcagatgaggttgatacaaatcaacctcaaccactgcgaggcggcgcaggatctactcgcccaaaccatccgcgagaaaaacatcgatgtggccatactaagtgaaccataccgaaaccgcggtggtagcgtttgggtcaaagaccaaacgggccaagcagcgctatggacttgtggagaacaagctttccaggaaataatggagcacccggaggagggcttcatcagagcgaaggtgaagggcatccacatctacagctgctatgctccacccagcgctacactcgtcgagtatgagcggatgcttgctgctcttgttttggatgcaagaggacgttggccgatcataataggaggcgatttcaatgcgtgggctcttgaatggggcagccggataaataatgtcaggggacgtgttctcctcgaagcattcgcggagctggacgtggtactggcgaatgttgggtcttcgtacactttccggggaaggggcctggggtctatagtggacctgacatacgtgagtgccactttagccagtagaatcgcttggcatgtcagtgaggactatactcaccgcgaccaccaggcaatctgcatagagatcaagggcggatcgagctcgaaaaagagttttcgcaaaatgccgggtggtatgcttggctggacagtgaaagctttcgagggggacacgttttccgcggtgctcaaatccgacatatctctgaatggtacggctggagagaaagccacccagatcactcgatgggtgacggaagcatgcgatgctactatgcccagaaggcgattgctcgccagtaggcaatccaactactggtggaacaacgaaatcgcaagtttgcgagccgcatgttttcgggcaaggaggctttgccagaggctcaggggaaaacccggtggcgacggtcgagagaaggcacacaagcaattgcgtggccgcctaaaggaagccattcggaggagcaaaaagaactgcttcaaacagctgtgcgaccatgccgacataaacccttggggcgaggcttacagagtggtgatgaaaaggctgcggaaatcaccccaggtgacctgtccgcgcctcttaaaacagattgttaccactctgttccctcaccacgaaaataggggaaggcaaatttttgtccagccaaatgacggcataataccgcctgtaactgtggaggagctgcgggaaatatgtggtaggttcggtgacaacaaggccccaggtttggatggcatctccaacagagctttgaaactggcagtgaagactaggtccgaccttttcgtcaacaccttcgaggcgtgcctaaaagaaggaatattccttgcccagtggaaaaagcaaaagttggtgttgcttccgaagcctggcaagcaacctggaaacccagcgtcgtatcgtcctatctgcctgttggatacaatggggaagatgatggagagagtcatctacaacagactcctgcccatcgtcgaagccagcaatggtttgtcggaacgccagtttgatttccgacgcgcccactctacggtggacgcaattggcatggtggtaaaccttgcaaaaggtgcactgatttccggcggctgctgtgccgtggtggcgttggatgtgaaaaacgcattcaactcggccaactggaatagaattaaagaggcgttggctgacataggtgtccccggatacttagcgaatttggtggaaaactacctctcagagaggactctctggtacgggacggatgagggccccaaagagtacattgtcacagcggggtaccacagggatcggtacttggtcccctgttgtggaatatcatgtataatggggtgcttgctctttccgtcccagaggggactacgattgtcggctttgctgatgacctagctgtggttgttgcagcaaaacacccagtagatgtggaggtttacacaacagaaacagtgagagcggtaaagtcctggctagaaaaggccgggctgaccttggcggacgcgaaaacggaagcggtcttaataacgaaacgcaggaaaaataacactgtaaaagtggaggtcggtggacatacggtcgtatcaaagccggctatcaaatacctgggggtcataattgacaccaaattgagttttagggaacacctagagtatgcatgccaaaaggcagccagtgccaccacggcacttgcaaaaatgttgtcaaatattggtgggccgaaacattgccggaggttggtgctagccggagtggtgcgctccatcctgctctactcgtcgcctgtgtgggcagaggcgcttgcaaactctcagagacggaagcaggtgaactcgatttaccggcggatggctttgagggtttgcagtgcttttagaaccacatcagatgaggcagtattggtggtggcaggcatgatcccggttgacactctggccaaagaaatgagtgagTGTACAGgagtacaatgcaagacatatggagaggcatgcacagcgtagaaatgcggcaaggtcagagccgcttgatctctggcaacgcagatgggacgagtttgcgaaaggtcggtggacgcacaggctcattcccaacattagggtgtggcttgagcgaaaacatggggtaccaactaccacattacccagttcctcacgggacacggtggttgctacaggcagtatctgcaccgctttgggttggatgattttccgaactgtcccagatgcgatggcataccggaggatccagagcatgtgatgtttcactgcccacgatttgcgatggagagaaggagcttaaaccaggtgctgggcaggagcgggaccccggagagcttggttattgagatgctggagtccgaggagaagtggcttgcggttggctccgcaatcatccaaatgcaggaggagttgctgaacgaacaaagaaggaggaaagctgcaaataggagaaggatgagtgcctaaaagcaaacctaccccgcgaagtaatacctcaatggtggtcccgcggggctggggctggagagaccgggggtggtttttagtgggtgtgaatcccacacgcgcccactgttgttccgccgttcgggcggcggacgtgtctttctaagattttccacctccgtgtacgcacaaagaaaaaaaaaaagtttgagcTCCCTAAATCTCGGGGTTTTGCTTCTATGCTAAATAGACCTGGCTTGAGGCAATGTGTCAAAGAATTCCAGGTTAGAGCCCTAAACGCTCCAGGACGGcgttttagccggtagtctgtTTGGGGCAGAAGTCCGGCACTTGGTGCCTAAATGCCTTTCATGTCCCTACCAAAAGAAAAGCTCTGAAGAGCAGGGATTCggtcaacttaaggggggggggataaGTCTCACGTCGGTAGACGAAAATCACTAGGAAGGATtctcattttataaaaaatcttAAATTATATTCATCATATCAAATGAGCATTACAACAAGTAACAATTTTCTTGTAAACTAATTAATTCAATCGCAGTTTGGTTTTTTCTAGATTCGAATTCACAGAAGATCTTATCCTACTTCACCTTCCTACAAAATCTACCTCATTCATGGTGATAATGTTCATAGTGTCCTCCTTCGTATTCGTGTCCTTTCACTTCACTGTGATTCTCCAAAACAAGACCGTGATTATGATTCAATTCAGTTTCAGGATGCAAGACCTTGAGCTTGTGCTTGACGCCTCCTAATTCGATTGGGTTCTTCAACAAATGTTGGTCCTCCTTCTTCACGTAGACTGGAACTGGGTGGAAATGGTGGAGTTTGAAACTCTGATGCGAGGTTGCGTGCTTATGATCGATTTCATGGTGGACATCGGTATCCTGAATTTCAGCATGACCGTATTCCTCGTGACCTCCGGAGTAGTCGTGTTCAATGATTCCGGCGAGAGCGATGGTGCATAGTGACAAAAGTATCTGAAAGGGTTTTGGCGATTAGTTTATCTGATAATTATGTATATTTTCTAGATATCtgaaagtttattttttttggcGGGCTACAGTATAACCGCTCCTTCGATTCTGGCACTATATACGATTCACATACGTGAGGAAGTGAACATTAAAATcttcacttttcttcaaaaatatcttATTTTATCACATTCAAGACTTATTAATGAAGTTATATCAACTTACAACTGGCCGAATCATTTTCGTATTCAAAACTTTCACCGAACAAATAGTTTTCAAAAAGAAGGAGTCAGATCTCCACACCAGATAGTTTACACTCAATATGACTATAATTGGGATTTCCAGATTCATTATATAGCGTGAGGCCCCACTATTTTCCGCATAGTCCCCGCGAAAAAAAACTTTCGTAGCGATTCTTCTAAAGATTTGTTTAAGACATTTTAACGAGTGAACGAGTCTGAATGGCCACGGACAAACTCTCTTCTTGCATTCAGCCTCCTTCGTATGCGGCTCTACCGTTTAGGTAGGCCAGTTTGCAGTGTAGTTTTACTAACGAAAATGTACCGACATAGTCAGGTATGGTTACGGCTGGAACTGGAAAAGTTGGCTTTTCTTTTATGTTATTGTCTCGGTACCTAGCATGTGGAAACTGCTTGGTGGACGCATCTTAAGATTTCACGGTAAAATTCGATACTTGATTATGTGATGATTATCTTGTCGCGTATCTGAAAATGCTCCATTTGAATGCTTAATGAATCTGTTTTGGCGCTGGTTCACTTGCTTGTGCAATTCAGCCATATTTTGCTTTTCTTCCTTCTGTGCCCGTAatgcaattttcttttctttcccaAATGCGAGTGGTCGTGAACGCATATTAGCGGATCACTTAGAGATCAAATGATTATCTTTTATAATTTACCATATCTTTTTCAGGCGATAGGGGCTTATTAGTGCAAGTAGATAATCTGATTTTTAAGATGTGTTAATGTTGCttaagaaaattgaaagattGAATCGCTCATTAATGAAGGTCGACATGTACATTCTGAAATCTTAAAGTATGATATAAGAAATAATAGTTTTTTAAATGACAATGCCAAATAATAGTAGGTGCAGAAATCAAGGTTTTCTATAACGtatgcacttttttttttttgtgcgtacacggaggtggaaaatcttagaaagacacgtccgccgcagctccgccgcagctccgccgcccgaacggcggaactacagcgggagCGTGTGgcattcacacccactaaaaaccacccctgatctctccagccccagccccgcgggaccaccattgaggtattacttcgcgagttaggtttgctcttaggcactcatccttctcctatttgcagctttcctccttctttgttccttcagcaattcctcctgcatttggatgattgcggagccaaccgcaagccacttctcctcggactccaacatctcagtaaccaagctctccggggttccgctcctgcccagcacctggtttaagctccttctctcaatcgcaaatcgtgggcagtgaaacatcacatgctctggatcctccggtatgccatcgcatctgggacagttcggaaaatcatccaaccaaagcggtgcagatactgcctgtagcaaccaccatgtcccgtgaggaactgggtaatgtggtagttggtaccccatgttttcgctcaagccacaccctaatgatgggaatgagcctgtgcgtccaccgacctttcgcagactcatcccatctgcgttgccagagatcaagcgactctgaccttgccgcatttgcATGCCCCTcgatatgtcttgcattgtacaggacactcatttctttggccagaatgtcaaccgggatcatgcctgccaccaccaatactgcctcatctgatgtggttctaaaagcagtgcaaaccctcaaagccatccgccggtaaaccgagttcacctgcttccgtctctgagagtttgcaagcgcctctgcccacacaggcgacgagtagagcaggatggagcgcaccactccggctagcaccaacctccggcaatgtttcggcccaccaatatttgacaacatttttgcaagtgccgtggtggcactggctgccttttggcatgcatactctaggtgttccctaaaattcaatttggtgtcaattatgacccccaggtatttgatagccggctttgatacgaccgtatgtccaccgacctccacttttccagtgttattttttctgcgtttcgttattaagaccgcttccgttttcgcgtccgccaaggtcagcccggccttttctagctaggactttaccgctctcactgtttccgttgtgtaaacctccacatcttctgggtgttttgctgcaacaaccacagctaggtcatcagcaaagccgacaatcgtagtcccctctgggacgggaagagcaagcaccccattatacatgatattccacaacaggggatcaagtaccgatccctgtggtaccccggctgtgacaatgtactctttggggccctcgtccgtcccgtaccagagagtcctctctgagaggtagttttccaccaaattcgctaagtatccggggacacctatgtcagccaacgcccctttaattctattccagttggccgagttgaatgcgtttttcacatccaacgccaccagggcacagcagccgccagaaatcactGCACCTTTTgcaaggtttaccaccatgccaattgtgtccaccgtagagtgggcgcgtcggaaaccaaactgacgttccgacaaaccattgctggcttcgacgatgggcaggagtctgttgtagatgattctctccatcatcttccccattgtatccaacaggcagataggacgatacgacgctgggtttccaggttgcttgccaggcttcggaagcaacaccaacttttcctttttccactgggcagggaatattccttcttttaggcacgcctcgaaggtgttggcgaaaagttcgggcctagtcttcactgccagttttaaagctcggttggggatgccatccaaacctggggccttgttgtcaccgaacctaccacatatttcccgcagctcctccacagttacaggcggtattatgccgtcatctAGCTGGACaacaatttgccttcccctattttcgtggtgagggaacagagtggtaacaatctgttcaggaggcgcggacatgtcacctggggtgatttccgcagccttttcatcaccactctgtaagcctcgccccaagggtttatgtcggcatggtcgcacagctgtttgaagcagttctttttgctcctccgaatggcttcctttaggcggccacgcaattgcttgtgtgcctcttctcgaccgtcgccaccgggttttcccctgagcctctggca of Hermetia illucens chromosome 4, iHerIll2.2.curated.20191125, whole genome shotgun sequence contains these proteins:
- the LOC119654827 gene encoding uncharacterized protein LOC119654827; this encodes MNLEIPIIVILSVNYLVWRSDSFFLKTICSVKVLNTKMIRPVILLSLCTIALAGIIEHDYSGGHEEYGHAEIQDTDVHHEIDHKHATSHQSFKLHHFHPVPVYVKKEDQHLLKNPIELGGVKHKLKVLHPETELNHNHGLVLENHSEVKGHEYEGGHYEHYHHE